The following coding sequences are from one Candidatus Thermoplasmatota archaeon window:
- the rpe gene encoding ribulose-phosphate 3-epimerase, translating to MVLIAPSILSADFSKLGDEIKAVEKAGAEWLHIDVMDGHFVPNITIGPIVVSKIRKISGIFFDVHLMIEHPEKYIEHFAKAGANLITVHTEACDELEPLIKKIKNHGCKAGVSVNPETPIDEIKDVIGMVDLVLVMSVHPGFGGQGFIKEVLPKIKQAKEMINKTKKKIYLEVDGGINKENAKTVKQNGADVLVAGNYIFTSSNYKEAIQSLKDA from the coding sequence ATGGTACTAATAGCACCATCTATACTATCAGCAGATTTCTCTAAACTAGGCGATGAGATCAAAGCAGTTGAAAAAGCAGGCGCAGAATGGTTACATATTGATGTAATGGATGGTCATTTCGTCCCAAATATTACTATAGGTCCTATTGTAGTCTCTAAAATAAGGAAAATATCTGGCATATTTTTTGATGTTCACCTAATGATAGAACACCCAGAAAAATACATAGAACATTTCGCAAAAGCAGGCGCAAACCTTATTACGGTTCATACTGAGGCATGCGATGAACTAGAGCCTTTGATAAAAAAAATAAAAAACCATGGTTGCAAAGCAGGTGTGTCAGTAAACCCAGAAACACCAATTGATGAAATCAAAGATGTCATCGGTATGGTTGACCTCGTCCTTGTAATGTCTGTCCACCCAGGTTTCGGCGGGCAAGGTTTCATAAAAGAAGTTTTACCAAAAATCAAACAAGCAAAGGAGATGATCAATAAAACCAAAAAAAAGATTTACCTAGAGGTGGATGGTGGTATAAACAAGGAGAACGCAAAAACAGTTAAACAAAACGGTGCAGATGTCCTAGTCGCAGGAAATTATATTTTTACGAGTAGTAATTATAAAGAAGCAATACAATCTTTGAAAGACGCATAA
- a CDS encoding AbrB/MazE/SpoVT family DNA-binding domain-containing protein, with translation MPLTRKARVVGSSLVLTIPSQLAKAHDINDGDEIEIIPIGIGEFKIRKLKK, from the coding sequence ATGCCTCTAACAAGAAAAGCCCGAGTAGTGGGTAGCAGCCTGGTATTGACGATACCTAGTCAGCTTGCAAAAGCCCACGATATCAACGATGGAGATGAGATAGAAATCATACCCATAGGGATAGGGGAATTCAAAATAAGGAAACTAAAGAAATAA
- the fsa gene encoding fructose-6-phosphate aldolase — protein sequence MKIFVDTANLEEIRELASWGVIDGVTTNPTLVAKSGRSFKEIVKEIFDIVDGPISLEAVSTKAEDMIKEARNLAKIHKNVVVKIPMTPDGLKAVKTLSKEGIKTNVTLVFSSNQALLAAKAGATYVSPFIGRLDDIGNEGMQIVEEIMDIFKNYDFKTQVIVASIRHPIHVIQAARLGAHIATVPPDVIKKMVGHSLTDVGIDKFLKDWKKVKK from the coding sequence ATGAAAATATTTGTTGACACAGCAAACTTAGAAGAGATAAGAGAACTTGCAAGCTGGGGAGTAATAGATGGAGTAACAACCAACCCAACCCTGGTAGCAAAAAGCGGGAGAAGCTTCAAAGAAATAGTAAAAGAAATATTTGACATAGTAGACGGACCGATAAGCCTAGAAGCAGTGAGCACAAAAGCAGAAGACATGATAAAAGAAGCACGGAACCTAGCAAAGATACACAAAAACGTTGTAGTAAAAATACCTATGACACCAGACGGATTAAAAGCAGTAAAAACACTTAGCAAAGAAGGAATAAAAACCAATGTAACACTCGTTTTCTCATCAAACCAAGCACTGCTAGCAGCAAAAGCTGGTGCAACATACGTGAGCCCATTCATAGGCAGACTGGATGACATAGGAAACGAAGGCATGCAAATAGTGGAAGAGATCATGGATATATTCAAAAACTATGATTTTAAAACACAGGTGATAGTTGCAAGCATAAGACACCCGATACATGTTATACAAGCAGCGAGGCTAGGCGCACACATAGCAACAGTACCACCAGATGTGATCAAAAAAATGGTTGGTCATTCACTAACTGATGTTGGTATAGATAAATTTCTTAAAGACTGGAAAAAAGTAAAAAAATAA